In Maniola jurtina chromosome 19, ilManJurt1.1, whole genome shotgun sequence, the genomic stretch CTCGAAACGtaaacatttcttttttaaattattgattgaTTTTGCAAAATCAATTGAGTTTTTTTTCTTGTCATAACTTAGATTAAACCTGGCTGGCATTTTAATTTAACTAGAGAGGCACGAatcttattttttatacttatcgATGGCAAGATTATTCAatgcaatattattttcttagggTGGAAAAAGGTAAATAGCCTCTAATGTCACAGTCTAAACAAGGCAGGGCACGCGATCCAAGCAATTCGAcaaaagtcaaaataatgaCATAATATCGAATTCATATTAAAAATCCgtcttattataatatcttcCACCATAAAacgttttaaaacaaaatactacCAAGGTTTACAGTCATGTCAAATATATTTACCATGTCAAAAAGGACATGCTATTTAaagtaaactataagaattGGTAGCATTTCTTATCTTGTTGTTCTAgcatttgattattatttaaactaaacTATTATGAAATAGTAAAGTTGTCTATAATCTTCCTGCTTTTCTAGAAAATGATCACGTTTTATCCCTCTCCTTTTCATTTCTTGAGTTTATCACTTCAATATCTAAACCattaaataaatgtcaaatatttCCACATACCCTGTCTTGTCTCATCAAATACATCTTCAAaagtccaattttttttttttcaattcatatACGAGTTAACATGAGTATaataatcgtttttttttttcgctttatcaattttttttttttgacgtccgaagattcaataaataaatctcCAATAAATTGGGTAACataaaattgcttaaaatatacttatcatTCTTTTTACGATTATAATCATATAAAGTTTATGATTTCTAAAGGCACATTAAAATTGCGTAAATAAGGCCATGAATGATGATTTCGATTCTTAAATATTCTTATATTTAGTCAACCTGGAAATGATTGCTTTTGGAACttgaatatattttaaactTTCTTATGAAGATCTTGATCTAATTTTATGAACCTAAGATTATGAATAAGGTCTATTATGCTCAATCCgcggaaataataaaaaaatatgaacactATAGCGCTCTCTGTTACGCAAGCCCATACAAAGGAAAGAGACAAAAAAACTAAGCAGGCGCTAACCATTACGTGTCGCCAATCAATCTTTTGTCTCCATCATTCGTATAGGAAGGATTACGTAACTTAAACTACTTAAATATCTAGAATGTTCATGCCATTGCAAAACTATTCAAAAACCTAGAGAAATATACATGTGATTCGCTAAATCTATTTCATTGAAGTAGATTAGTGATTTTCATGAGCCATCTAACATATTAAAACACAAAATCTAAATCGCATTGGCATGAATATTCTTAGATTTTTCAGACCCTCGAAAGGTTCCCAAAGTTTTCAATATTTGATAAAATCCACTTATTTTAAGCGTTTAAAATGCCTCTGTACTGTGTTTTTGTCTATTTTCAGTCATAGTGAAATAGGACGTCTATAACTATGTATGTAATATTACAAGTTCCAAATATTGCAATCATATCCATGTCACATTACCTTGTAGGAATGACTGGAAGGCCTGTTATCTGTCACTGAGTTCGTTGAATGAGGCCTTGTCCACAGTTACAGACTGAGGCTACATACTTTTGTATAAGTTTTATAGTTAACGCTAACTGTGAGTAAATTCACCATTTCTTATGGACGTAAATTTTCGAGAAAAGGTTATGATTTGCTAGATTTACGCAACGTTAACGTTAACTCGAAATGTTACCCTTAGAGCTCTTATGGCGACGCGTCGCGTCACGCTGTTAACCTAAACATATGGCCAAGTATGAGAGTGTTCCTGCAGAAGCGTTTGCTTGTTAACTGGCGTAGAAACGCGCGCCGCAAATCACAACGCGACGCGCAACTCGCCGCGTCTCCATAAAAGAGCACTTAAGGCACTGAAGTCCAGCCTACGGTTCTTGGCTCAGTCCTAAGATCTTAAGGGCAGTGGCCAGGGACACTGTGTCTACACCACAGCTAGGAGACTGAGGCCAGCCCAATCCAATGTTACTACTGGCTGAGCCCCAAGATCTTAAGCGCGTTACCCAGGGCCACATGTCCAAATACAGCTGTTATGGATTGAGGCCACTCCAGTTCAGGTTACTGGCTGAGTCCGAAGAGTTTGAGCGCGTTGAAAGCAGTAGCGAGGGCCACGTCCTCAGGCCCCTGGCCCAGGAAGCCCGCGATCAGTTCCACGATGGCTGGTAAAGCGCAGGGCTCGTTGCGTTGGAACGTGCAGTAGCGGTTCACGAAGTTCATGGATCTGGGTAATAGGAGATTTTACTAACTTTTTTgcagtaacaagtgtaaattaaaaatttataacacccccgacaagtgaaggttacagtaactagaaaagagctgataacattcaaacggcagaatcgattttcttggattatagctgagaacactctcgatcaaaactaaatcaaaatcggttcattagtttaggatcaCCTCattatccgtccgtctgtcgtaacTGTCAAGATCCGTCAAGAGAATCAAACCTATGGAGTACCTaattcccgttgatctagaatcatgaaaggcaggtagctatgtctatgtcttatagcactagtaaagggaaaaatcgaaaaccgtgtattttcattaaatcacaagtgtaacattatgtaggttgcttacgcgttgaatttgaacaaaagatgatgcaaaattatgtaggttagattaagaaatatctttaaGACAATAGCTTATAAGATTTGATTATAATTACTGTTTAGTCCATAAAGAGTCAATCATAAGCCTGCACCAAATAAAGACGTCTACTACAACGCCGTCGTCCATCATTTAATACCAACCAAACCAACAAAGTAGTTAAACAtttcacaataaaattaaaggGAGTTAATTcctgtacgatagtacggaacctttcgtgtgcgattccgactcgcacttgaccggttttttgtgtTATTTACCTAAACTCAGTTTTATATAACTACTTATTACATCAAGGAAGCTTACCAATATTGATTGATAAGATTCTTTTATCTATCATCTCTTGCTTCAATATTTATCTGACATTATCATGTCTTACAAAGTAGACTATCTATGAGTATCAATGctcaaaaaacaaataaaacattttgaaatttttactatttgttgttatagcgacaatagaatattctgtgaaaatttcaattctctacctattacggttcacgagatataaaCCTGCTGACAggcacggacggacagacgtatagcggaggcttagaaaTGGGGTCCCGTCGGCACCCTTCGtatacggaaccccaaaaactaCATAAGCAGTACAAACCTTTCTGTAAGCGAATCCTTAACATGCAACGGCAGTTTGGAAGCCCTCATATTAGGGTACATGAACGGAGAGTCAGTCTCAACCAGCAACTTGTCCAAAGGCAGTATCCTCTCCGAAAGCAACCGCCGTATTCCACCATCGGACTTGTCCTTACAGATATACCCCGTGATACCCAAATAAAACCCTTTCTCTATGTACTTGATCCCTTGCTCTACTGAGCCTGTGAAGGAATGGATCACTACTGGTGGAAGGCGGTTGCCGAATTCGTCCAGGATCTTTATTAAGTCGTCCTGAGCTTCTTTTTCGTGGACAAAGACTGGTTTTCGGAGTTCACAGGCCATTTCCACCTGTGGACAATATAAAGTATTGTTAGAGTTGATGAAATAAAGCCAAAATACGTTATGTCCTACAAAACCGGTTGAACTGGTCTTCGAAATTTggttctgtaccaaataaatgatgctCGCGATAGCATATGCATCttggaacggacataggctacttttttcttggaaaacttaaagagttcccacggaattaaaaaaaaccggccaaatgcaagtcagactcgcgcactgagggttccatactcgggtatattttccaacattttgcacgataaatcaaaaactattatgcataaaaatatgtaatttttaaatttaattattattgaactaagctttttctctttataggtacatagtacaactaaaaattgttttaattttgctCTCacaatttgattaaataaaaaatattgaaattgaatcaattgtcatttatttatgtacctacttaaaattgaaatatctTTGAAAACCTTGAAATCCGCATCCAAAAACTTCTAATAATCCGCATCCGCATCCGTGGATGCCAACATTTTTGCATCCGCAACAACCCTGATACTGACAAGTCTGTTTATCATCAAAGTTTCAACCCGTCGGCTCGCCACTTGAGTCGAGCAGCTAAATATAGCGGCTGACACGCTATCAACGTGCCATTGAACGCCTGGAGTAGACCAGTGTTAGGGCTGACGAGGCTTATTTGATGCATTTAAATAAACCTCGTGTCCAGACAATGAAAAATGTAACAAGTTGACAAGGTTTCCTATCCcgtgtttaattcatccaagtgaGACCTGCATGTCTAAAAATTCTCCACAGTATTCTCTAAGTGTAttaagtctgctaatccgcatttACCTAGCGTTGTAGGATGTGGCGTAAATCCTTTTTCATTCAGAGagactagtgtaaattaaaaatttataacacccccgataagtgaaggttacccgttacagtaactagaaaagagctgataactttcaaacggctgaaccgattttcttggattatagctacgaacactctcgaccaagccacctttcaaacaaaaagaaataaattacaatcggttcattagtttaggagctacgatgccacagacagatacacagatacacacgtcaaacttataacacccctctttttgggtcgggggttaataacccGCCCTCTGTATTGGACCGGAGATGGGTCGAAATGAATCTGACAACCCTAAGACCAAAAGTGCAACGTAGGTGTGTCTCAGCAAATCGGTTTGACCTCCAAAGTTCATATCAATGATACACAAAAGTTACTACCAATTCGGATCACGATATCCATTTCCGTTCAAACCATTTGTTTATCTGGAACTTTCCAAACCCGTGGTGAATTCCTTTCGTCAGACTATTTTAAGCGTCTATTTAGAAAACAGAATGTAATGGCGTTAGATTTTTCCTTATGTAGGGAAATATTTCGAAGTTTCTAGGAAATGTCTAGTAATATaacgtagatttttttttactactttAACCCAAAAGGTTAGTTAATAAGTAAGCCTGTTTAAGTCAATTTGTATACGTAACGAATACAATCGAACTCTATTACGGGATTATGACTAAGGTCATGCAAGACAGGCGCTTAAAGTTACGTATGGTTACGTTAAACATCGCGGTTAAACTCTGACCACCAAAGCAAAGCGGGTTAACCGCCTATCACGCAACTGGACCTAAGATACCATAGCTATGATATCGCATCCCTCTCCAACTCTTAAACCTGGCCTTTTCATATAAACTCAGTTTCTGATCCCTGActtgtattggcgtcactcagaaaagcaggtattattgaaatatttttatcgaattattggaatgtcttcccaaaaccaacacaaaaaacacaagttcaatgtgtagaggttatccgagagttttaatctaaattaaactaatgccaaattaaatcatttaattagagcgtgattgctatcacaacatctaattatccagttcagaATCCAAATATCGAAAATATGcaatatcgctccgaatctcagatggagactcaactgaaaccttcaaaacacccgtatttatgcactAGTTGGGAACCCATACCGGTAggtgaaagagttcccacgggatattttaaAACCCTCAATCCACGTAGGTACACGAAGTTGCGTGCATCATCTAGTccacataatattgttatttatatcaGGCATAATATGTATGTGATCAAGAGATTATAGTCATTGGGGCTATCCAATATCATGCTTTGTTTACATCGCACCAGACGTGAGTCACTCATTAGATGAGTGTGTTCATTATCTGCTTCATGAGATACGCTAATTAGCATTATATGCTAATTTCACACCAATTTCATCAGCTACCAAACTGTGGAGCCAAAGACCTGAATATAAAGATTGGCTTTTAGCGTAGctctatttttatgcatgagaGAGACAGTTATGGAAGTCTTTTCTATTTTGggttccataaaaaaaaataagttacagaCCCCACTGTTTGCccattattaatttttcatcAACTCATATCAACTTTGTACTGTTTGAACTCACTGTGAAtccttggtaggtatagttgaGACAGCACTATCCAATAACTAGACACTGTTCATCAATCATTGCTTTTACATCTTTCTTaatctattaataatattaatactgcCCTGTCATTTGAACACATACTTCAACACTTGTGACTCTGAGAATCCCTTAATTGAGACCGCATTCTCCGATCCGGCGCCGCAGACGTGGCTGACGACTCCCCCCAcgcctcttcatctttcattGACTCTACATCAACTCACCTCAACTCTGCACTAACCTGCCATTTGAACTGTCTGAGAAGTTCTAGGTATAGCCAGGACTGCACTCTCTAACCGCTACACACTCGCGCGCCGCTGCCCTCGCTGTCAATTCCACCCACGCTTCTTCATTTGTCATTGATTCTACATCTACTCACATAAACTCTGCACTAACCTGTTGTTTGAACACATCTCTCTACACCTGTGGCTCTGAGAAGTCCTTTCTATAGTTTAGACATCACTCTCTGATCGCTACGCACTCGGACGCCACTGACGTGGCTGTCAACTCCATCCACGCTTCTTCATGTGTAATTGATTTTACATCAACTTTGTACTAACCTGTCGTTTGAACACATCCCTCTGCACCTGTGGCTCTGAGAAGTCCTTGGTATAGTTGAGACCACACTCTCCGATCGCTACACACTCGGGCGCCGCTGCCGTCGCTGTCAACTCCGTCCACGCTTCTTCATCTGTCATTGATTTTGCATCGTGAGGGTGAACACCTAGGAAGTAAAAATTTGTTACTTGAAATCCATCAACTTTCTCATAATCTCATATTCTCTTTCTCATCTATCTGTACTTTTCATACTTATAAGTGTGAGagatgtgtttgtttgtctgctaccttttcacaacccatcagtttaaccgatttcgacgaaatttgatacagagacttggtttggtacagactacagaggcAAGGTATTGCATCCCGGAAATAGAcaaagattactttttatcctggaaatcagaaagtttccacaggattttttaattttaattctgtTGGATTCACATCCATTTTACccatcattttttatttacaaacaaaCATCAATACCAAAGTGTAACCGATGCAACagaaatatgacaaaataaaataacgtctATCCATATTCATCATTAACCATGAAGTGTTCCAGTGGTCAAACACAAGAACAAAAAATTAACAGTATTTACGCTTTTATTCAATAACGTATTATGCAATCTGTTACATAAAAATGTTCACAAGattcatgaaatgaaaatttatgaaCGAATTTTTTCTGTATCAACATTTCAAATCAGTGGTAAATGAGGAAACACTACAAGACATTTGATTATAATGTTCAAAAATTGGTTTAAACTATTACATTTTGTTAGTTCAAGTCTGTTTAgatccttgagtggagaccatgTCATATAGAAaggagttggttccacaatttgcatgtgcATGGAAAAAGTTGAAGCACTCTGATTGGTTAAAGTACACCAGGCACCGCCAGTTGGTGAGAGTGCTTACG encodes the following:
- the LOC123875256 gene encoding 3'-5' ssDNA/RNA exonuclease TatD; the encoded protein is MTSEDIQISEELKGCYENLIVIDIGANLTNKKYGRDLDSVVQRAKDAGVQKIMVTGTSVRSSKEALRLTRLYPSTIYSTAGVHPHDAKSMTDEEAWTELTATAAAPECVAIGECGLNYTKDFSEPQVQRDVFKRQVEMACELRKPVFVHEKEAQDDLIKILDEFGNRLPPVVIHSFTGSVEQGIKYIEKGFYLGITGYICKDKSDGGIRRLLSERILPLDKLLVETDSPFMYPNMRASKLPLHVKDSLTERSMNFVNRYCTFQRNEPCALPAIVELIAGFLGQGPEDVALATAFNALKLFGLSQ